One window from the genome of Natrialba magadii ATCC 43099 encodes:
- a CDS encoding DUF5786 family protein, with translation MSMGAYDEDEHERREEQASRVDADFDDERTIYHGRVEYDSGDSAEDLLDQFEQIKSD, from the coding sequence ATGTCAATGGGTGCCTATGACGAAGACGAACACGAACGCCGTGAAGAACAAGCGTCTCGAGTCGACGCCGACTTCGATGACGAGCGGACAATATATCACGGCCGCGTAGAGTACGATTCGGGTGACTCCGCGGAGGACCTCCTCGACCAGTTCGAGCAGATCAAGTCGGACTAG
- a CDS encoding helicase C-terminal domain-containing protein, protein MNPERIFDAFPAPSYRGNQEQALRDIRDAFAAGNDVVLVRAPTGSGKSLLARSVAGCARTIDEAEPSEAAGAYYTTPQVSQLDDVASDDLLADLNVIRGKSNYTCILPQERNTPVNQAPCVRERGYDCSVQHRCPYFSDRAIASNRSIAAMTLAYFMQTAGSEVFRKRDVVVIDEAHGLAEWAEMYATIQLGPRTVPFWDDLRVPQIDSIERAVRYAENLEQTCTRRKDDLLAQETLSPREVRERDRLQELIGELDWFVSDFRDPQSPTTWLVDQSERNAASTDDETDDEELGGPLTIKPMNPEKYLAHTVWDRGNKFALLSATILNKAAFCRQVGLNPDDVALVDVSHTFPVENRPLYDVTQGKMTYEHRDETTPDIARTIVRLMQRHPDEKGLIHAHSYNIQERLADLLRDFGVGERIRVHDRDGRDADLEEWKASDDPDVFISVKMEEALDLKGDLCRWQVLCKAPYLNTGDSRVAHRLEEGQWAWYYRTALRTIIQACGRVVRAPDDHGATYLADSSLLDLFERARTDMPDWFAAQVDRMSTPELPAFDPQAACDSSGPGGRRGSGRGGGSGRDSSTSGSQSESPGQSATGSDSGSAYTRSRSRSGSRSRSQSGSSKDSSSSPLADVWDTDG, encoded by the coding sequence GTGAACCCCGAGCGGATCTTCGACGCCTTTCCCGCGCCCAGCTACCGCGGGAACCAGGAGCAGGCCCTCCGCGACATTCGTGACGCCTTCGCGGCCGGCAACGATGTCGTCCTCGTGCGCGCACCCACCGGGAGCGGCAAGTCCCTTCTCGCACGGTCCGTCGCCGGCTGTGCCCGAACGATCGACGAGGCGGAGCCGAGCGAGGCCGCCGGGGCCTACTACACGACCCCGCAGGTCTCACAGCTCGACGACGTCGCCTCGGACGACCTGCTCGCCGATTTGAACGTCATCCGCGGCAAGTCGAACTACACCTGTATCCTCCCCCAGGAGCGCAATACGCCGGTCAACCAGGCACCCTGCGTCCGCGAACGGGGCTATGACTGCTCGGTCCAGCATCGCTGTCCGTACTTTTCGGACCGTGCAATCGCCTCGAATCGCTCGATTGCGGCGATGACCCTCGCGTACTTCATGCAGACTGCGGGTAGCGAGGTCTTTCGCAAACGCGACGTCGTCGTCATCGACGAGGCACACGGTCTCGCCGAGTGGGCGGAGATGTACGCGACGATCCAGCTTGGGCCGCGAACCGTCCCGTTCTGGGACGACCTCCGTGTGCCGCAAATCGACAGTATCGAACGGGCCGTCCGCTACGCCGAGAACCTCGAGCAGACCTGTACCCGTCGCAAGGACGACCTGCTCGCACAGGAGACGCTCTCGCCTCGCGAGGTCCGCGAACGCGACCGGCTGCAGGAGCTGATCGGCGAACTCGACTGGTTCGTCTCGGACTTTCGGGACCCACAGAGTCCGACGACGTGGTTGGTCGACCAGTCCGAGCGGAACGCAGCCAGTACGGACGACGAGACCGACGACGAGGAACTCGGCGGTCCCCTGACCATCAAGCCGATGAACCCCGAGAAGTACCTCGCCCACACCGTCTGGGACCGAGGCAACAAGTTCGCGCTCCTCTCGGCGACCATCCTCAACAAGGCGGCCTTCTGCCGGCAGGTCGGGCTCAATCCTGACGACGTCGCGCTCGTCGACGTCAGCCACACCTTCCCCGTCGAAAACCGGCCGCTGTACGACGTCACCCAGGGGAAAATGACCTACGAGCACCGTGACGAGACGACGCCGGACATCGCCCGTACCATCGTCCGGCTCATGCAGCGCCACCCCGACGAGAAGGGGCTGATTCACGCCCACTCCTACAACATTCAGGAGCGACTCGCCGACCTCCTGCGCGATTTCGGCGTCGGCGAGCGTATTCGCGTCCACGACCGCGACGGCCGCGACGCCGACTTAGAGGAGTGGAAAGCCAGCGACGACCCCGACGTGTTTATCTCCGTGAAGATGGAGGAAGCGCTCGACCTCAAGGGCGACCTCTGTCGCTGGCAGGTGCTCTGTAAGGCCCCCTACCTCAACACCGGCGACTCGCGCGTCGCCCACCGACTCGAGGAAGGCCAGTGGGCGTGGTACTACCGGACCGCGCTGCGAACCATCATCCAGGCCTGCGGCCGCGTCGTCCGCGCCCCCGACGACCACGGCGCGACGTACCTCGCGGACTCGAGTCTCCTCGATCTTTTCGAGCGCGCGCGAACGGACATGCCCGACTGGTTCGCAGCGCAGGTCGACCGCATGTCGACGCCCGAGTTGCCGGCGTTCGATCCACAGGCGGCGTGTGACTCGTCCGGACCGGGTGGCCGGCGCGGCTCTGGTCGTGGTGGTGGCTCGGGCAGGGACTCGAGTACAAGTGGGTCACAATCCGAGTCACCGGGTCAGTCTGCAACTGGGTCGGATTCGGGGAGTGCGTACACGCGCTCTCGGTCTCGGTCTGGTTCTCGCTCGCGCTCACAGTCGGGGTCGTCGAAAGACTCATCATCGAGTCCGCTCGCAGATGTCTGGGATACGGACGGCTAA
- a CDS encoding DUF7561 family protein, producing the protein MATDACDGCGRAVSVAGGIANLWTFGENDGSDGSAITLELADGTEHLLCYPCLEAIPDEPTAEDVARLEQVDPETSRLAPVGERSGESL; encoded by the coding sequence ATGGCAACAGATGCCTGCGACGGCTGCGGTCGAGCGGTCAGCGTTGCCGGTGGCATCGCCAACCTCTGGACCTTCGGCGAGAACGACGGCAGCGACGGTTCGGCGATCACGCTCGAACTCGCCGACGGCACGGAGCACCTGCTGTGTTACCCGTGTCTCGAGGCCATCCCCGACGAGCCGACCGCCGAGGACGTGGCGCGACTCGAGCAGGTCGACCCGGAGACGTCCCGCCTCGCTCCAGTTGGCGAGCGCTCTGGGGAGTCGCTGTGA
- a CDS encoding YkgJ family cysteine cluster protein, protein MEVHCAGCAGCCMDWTALLDDYEADRTRQRGRFADASDSDSDSADSADSADSENERRLPFDDDANFVPLTRDEVRTVLDRGMAAAMTPRFWRARDEHEAVEIDGQQVAAIAGRPAFFIGLRKPPKPVAPFGRTEPNWLPTCVFLDPTTLQCRIHGDEHFPAECGAYPAHNLELGQETECERVEATFGDDRLLDDQLSDGELDDGPLLGSHAIGEKLFCHPRPDDLDGVIERLEAGSLRPKDRAECIAVASASSPGTLAISEHHYETGKTRAMAAMPSAGGGDGGNSAPDGASWVGPAITEWHKRHDAAECDSGSTPSPDLAVTVEEDRGAPETPGWKEREDEAETRTE, encoded by the coding sequence ATGGAGGTGCACTGTGCTGGCTGTGCCGGCTGCTGTATGGACTGGACAGCGTTGCTCGATGACTACGAGGCGGACCGAACGCGCCAGCGCGGGCGATTCGCTGACGCCAGCGACAGCGACAGCGACAGCGCCGACAGCGCCGACAGCGCCGACAGCGAAAACGAGCGCCGCCTCCCGTTCGACGACGACGCCAACTTCGTTCCGCTCACCCGGGACGAGGTCCGAACCGTCCTCGATCGGGGAATGGCTGCTGCCATGACGCCGCGGTTCTGGCGCGCCCGCGACGAACACGAGGCCGTCGAAATCGACGGTCAACAGGTCGCCGCCATCGCGGGCCGACCGGCCTTCTTCATCGGCCTCCGAAAACCGCCGAAACCGGTCGCACCCTTCGGCCGCACAGAACCGAACTGGTTACCGACCTGTGTCTTTCTCGATCCGACGACGCTGCAGTGTCGCATCCACGGCGACGAGCACTTTCCCGCCGAGTGCGGTGCCTATCCAGCGCACAATCTCGAACTCGGGCAAGAAACCGAGTGCGAACGCGTCGAGGCGACCTTCGGGGACGACCGGCTACTCGACGACCAACTTTCGGACGGCGAACTCGACGACGGACCGCTACTCGGCTCGCACGCCATCGGTGAAAAGCTCTTCTGTCACCCGCGGCCAGACGACCTCGACGGCGTTATCGAGCGTCTCGAAGCCGGTTCCCTTCGGCCGAAAGATCGTGCCGAGTGCATCGCAGTCGCGAGCGCCTCGAGTCCGGGGACGCTCGCGATTTCGGAGCACCACTACGAGACGGGAAAAACACGGGCGATGGCGGCAATGCCATCAGCCGGCGGTGGAGACGGTGGAAACAGCGCTCCCGACGGTGCGTCCTGGGTCGGCCCCGCAATCACCGAGTGGCACAAGCGTCACGACGCAGCAGAGTGCGACAGCGGGTCAACGCCATCACCGGATCTCGCGGTCACAGTTGAGGAGGACCGCGGCGCACCCGAGACGCCCGGCTGGAAGGAAAGAGAAGACGAAGCGGAGACGCGGACAGAGTGA